A single region of the Deltaproteobacteria bacterium genome encodes:
- a CDS encoding N-acetylmuramoyl-L-alanine amidase, translating into MKGNPDFFNRMAIALVLAFLVGNVGIASSPLSHDRGPVVVIDPGHGGKDPGTIGGKKGQKEKRVTLELAKRLKSHLEKKGRGKVVLTRNRDRSLSLSERNQIANRKECDYFISLHANSAPNRKAEGVEIYYLNRATDKASRRLAERENREKGKSHRVLEGIVSDLIQAAVTEESAELAASIQKILRRQIKAKKSQVKTALFYVLVGAQCPSLLVEAGYLSHPQESKQLGNAAYQRRFTEALAEGILNHWKSRARVRHDL; encoded by the coding sequence ATGAAGGGCAATCCAGACTTTTTTAACAGGATGGCGATTGCTTTAGTTCTGGCTTTCTTGGTCGGAAATGTTGGTATCGCTTCATCCCCGCTCTCGCATGACAGGGGACCGGTGGTGGTCATTGACCCCGGCCATGGGGGGAAAGATCCAGGGACGATCGGGGGAAAGAAGGGGCAGAAGGAGAAGAGAGTCACGCTGGAACTGGCCAAGAGACTTAAAAGTCATCTGGAAAAAAAGGGGAGGGGAAAGGTGGTTTTGACACGAAATCGGGATCGCTCCTTAAGTTTGAGTGAACGTAACCAGATCGCTAACCGTAAAGAATGTGATTACTTTATCTCGCTCCATGCCAATTCTGCGCCGAATCGAAAGGCAGAGGGGGTTGAAATTTATTATCTGAACCGGGCGACCGACAAGGCTTCTCGCCGTTTGGCGGAGAGGGAGAACCGGGAAAAGGGGAAGAGCCATCGGGTCCTGGAGGGGATTGTCTCGGACCTGATCCAGGCGGCGGTGACGGAAGAATCGGCAGAACTGGCCGCCTCGATTCAGAAAATTTTACGCCGGCAGATCAAGGCAAAGAAGAGCCAAGTCAAAACGGCCCTTTTTTATGTTCTCGTGGGGGCGCAGTGTCCGAGTCTTCTTGTCGAGGCCGGCTATTTGAGTCATCCCCAGGAATCGAAACAGCTCGGCAACGCCGCCTACCAGCGTCGCTTTACGGAGGCGTTGGCAGAAGGGATACTCAATCACTGGAAGAGTCGGGCGAGGGTCCGACACGACTTGTAA